ataaaaagtcaaATAACTCTTTAgcaaaatgtattattacatttatgtattaacgattattaaaagtacgattatctttattgtggGACAAAGCAATCCGAGTTTATACATATGTCGATggaaaacaaagagaagagttaaaggaaataaagaaaaatgaaggtgttattttttttttatctgtgcTAAAAACTAGCGACTAGAGTAGCGACGAGAGAATAGCGTTAAATAGCGCTTGCGAGCTAGCCGCCTAGTTAGTTACCTTCCACATGAGGTTTTTGTTAAGGTGGCCCCAAGTGGCGGTGGCAGATTTGGGGATATTAGGAGCTGAGGGTAAGAATGCGTGACGGGCGTACGGCAGAGTGGCCACGATGTGAGCCTCTGTGCCAGAGGATTCACTTGGCACAGCGACTGCCGGCTGCCTATCGACTATCGCCCAGCTTCGACCGGATACCAAGTACTGGAAAATCAAGCATTGGTCGTGGCTGTTAATCCTCCGTTTAcctccattctctctctcttttttttttctaaattttgtcTTTCACTTTTATTCATAGAACATGTTAAAATTGGCTAAATCTTTTACAGAGAAGTCAATGAGGTAAACGAAGGATCGTACGGATCTCCGAAGGTAGCTTGTTCCTTTGGAAAGTTTTTTGGACCTTCTTTCAAAAAATGACAAACAAAATCAGCCCGTGAATCTATTCCGATGTATAcgacgtttttattttttccattcgaTAACATGGGAAACCGAATGCCTCGGAGATCGTCACGTGAACCACCTGATTCGCTGCCATTCCCAAAGTTTGTGTTTTACGTCGAGGAAGGATTAAACGCCTTGGTGAGAAATCAATCAGCGATAATAGCAAAAAATTATAACCTGAATTATGCATTGTGCGTATTGTGCAAATCTATATATTCTAGAGCTgacgttatatttttctttttttcattttttttatcgaacaacaacaataaagaattcgtttcttttgttGTATTAAGCGAAGAAgctctttttatttaccttttctttttttttttcttttttatatttatcctcACGATCAACCCCtctaataacgttacatttgTCTTAGATTTTTCTCGTTTATAACTTACcttatttcaatttatgatatatgaaaaatcATGCGATCGAGtgatttcgttattaacaGTAACACGAAATCGAGGGGTTAACGTTCTTCGTAACGAagcatcgatatttttttgttcacgGAAAGCCAAAAAAGTAAAGTGCTCGATCGCGTTTGCATCTAGATTAGGCAAGATCAGGCTTGATTGGCGTTAAACGATCGATGAAACGCACATCAAAAGAATAATCTTTTCgcaattttaattcttttttgttctttttttttgtttcttttttttgtttttttgtttctcttcgtTTATAATCGCggtatcgatcgatcattgcGGACGAGCGCGCGCACGCGACCTAAAAGCAAGGCAAGTCTGGTCGCGTCTTCATCGTCCATAAATCGAATCGAGAGCGAGTACCTTGGAAGCGAAGCGAACATACGTTAGAAAACGTAATGCGTTCTGGGTTTATCTGAACGGCGGCCGAGCGGATTACGGAAACCGTTCGTCAAGGTTATCGCGTCgtaaagatcgatcgatttttacgaAGGAAAGCAGCAGCATCGTCGAGTATATCGCTGCGCTGgcagaaaacgaaaagaaccTTATGACTTTCCTTCCGTCTACTCTTCGATAATCTTGATATCGCGTGTCCGCTACCTTCCGAACATTACGAATCTTTCCAAAACGCACGGAGCTTTCACTCTGTGAGGTATGccgatataagagaaaaaaaacgaaaaaaaaaaataaatgggaAGGATTTTCCTCggtttctctatattttttgctttcaaaataattatacacgTGCTCGATTCATTCGTTCAGAGTGTTAAAAAGTATTTGACTTTAGATATAAGttaattcgaatgaaattaaattaaagatttaatttaGCAAAGATTCAAGGTATGAGCCCAGTGaatactttataatttttaagccGAATTAAAAGTGCTCGTTAACacgaatagaaaaaatcaATCTCGTCGGAGTTTACAagggaatttttattttgatctttCGAGTGATTTACCTAGCTGCGTGACACAAGGATGTAAAAGCGTGCGTGGAGAAATGAAAAGGTGAACACGTAGAACACCTTTTGGTAGATATCAAAGTGAGAATATGATAAGAGACAATTACTGctaatcttttatttaccACCTCTCGTGCGACGAATGGGAGCAAACGAGTaactcgttctttttttctttttttttttttttttcttttcaaactcAAGCATCATACTTTTTTAACACtctacgaattattattatttttttattatataccgCGTAAAATAACGCGAAACTTTGAAGGGCACGACGAGTCATAAATAGGTCAACGAGTAAAAGCTAAAGCGTTAAATCGCCGCGAAGATGGACGATCGTAAATCAGGTAGAGATACGCGCGACGTCTAGACGAACGTACGCTTTCGAATTCCTTCGTAGCCGTGGGGGCCTCCGAGAGCTGAAGCGTCTGAAATAAATGACAAATCGCGTGCGAGCGCACGCTTTGTCAGGCAAGGTTGCATATAGAGGTATGGGGTTGTTCTTGAGAGGACAAGGCAAAGAGGGACGACTGGTAGGTTGGAAAAGGAGGCAAAGTAACCAGCAACCGCGTTACACCAAACCCCGAGCCAGATAAGAAGCACGAAAATCACCACTGTTAGTAAGTAGGAGGCCTTGCAAATAGTACGTTCGCGTGTTTACAGCTCTGCAAAGTCAAGTCCGTGAAtgttctcgctttctctctctctctttctctctttctctctttctctcttttcccctctctctctctctctctctctctctctctctctatctatctatctatctatctatctatctttttttttctatttctctttttctctctctttcattatcaTCGAAAATTCATATTTCAAATTCATTTCTGTTAATCGAAAGACGATTATTATTGagtatctatttatttcaagatttatcttttatggtggtacaacaacaacaacaacaacaattttgAATATTCAACATAGGTTGTACTTATCGACAATGTAATTTTCAAGTATATCGTTGGTACGTGTTCGAGAGCATATGTGTTTGAGAGAGTCGATAGGCGAGCACGTTTTCTGACTTTCGTTTGCCTTGTTACTTCGATATTCCACgtgatattacttttttttttttttttttttgtatcttttccCTTCTACTTTCTAACCCACTTTGTTAGTTCctacgttttctctctctctctgtctctctttttctctctctctctctctctccctctctccctctctttccttctttttttgtctctatTGCGTTTCCAACTCTCGATGATACTCTGCCCACGATAACCAAAGTGGTGGCTTGAGAATGAACAAGCGCACGAGAGAGTTCGAATAGGAGAGTTTCGAGTTACGTGACACGTACGAAAATTACGTATGGTAAGTCGAGAGGAGAATCTCGATTAGAGGAAGGAGGATGAGAGTTAGCCACTCAACAACAACGCGTCCTGCAACAGACTTGGccaatatatttaatcaaaaaaaaaaaaaaaaaaaaaaaaaaaaaaaaaaaaaaaaaaaaaaaaagaaaaagaaaagaaaaagaaaaaaagaagaaaaaaagaagcaagccGTGACTTTCTCGCGTTAGATCGAGCGAGGAAATACGAAAGTGTTGAGAAAATCGATTGATTGAGTtacagaaaaacaaaattaagatGTTACGATGAGAGGTATTTTATACAGATAAGAAGGAGGTAGTGACCAGATGAGATGTTATTCGAAATTAAGAAGAATTTGTTGCCGAAGAAAAAACGTAGACTGAAGAAACATCAAGAAAACATCAGAGAGTCATTGAAGAACATCACTTCGAGTTGAAAGTGCAACGTAGTTCAAGAGAAActcatttgtcttttttcttttctctctctctctctctctctctctctctctctctctctctctctatctatctcttcctctctccctttttctctttctctttctctctttctctctcattctttctctctcactctttctctctcactctttctctctctctctcattctttctctgaGCGAGTGAGGTGCGCGAAAAAAGCGAGAGCGATTTGATCAGCTAGCAATCAATTAGTACGTGATAGATACTGGcagaaaagaagcaaaaataaCATGTGCACGGAGTGACAATAGCCAATGAGTGAACGAATTAGCgagtgaatgagtgaatgtaaaaataagagagagagaaagagataatgaacgagagtgagtgagtgaatgagtaggtgagtgaatgagtgagagagtgagtgagagaatgaaagagaagagagagagaaggagagagagagagagagagagagagagaataggggAGAGATTATTCGATCCGTCCATTCATTTAGATGGAATTCTTCATCGAAGGAATACCTATTGCAAACTATTTTTTATCTTGCTTCTCGGTTTGGTGTATAAGCGGCGTTTGGATACCTTGCTGAGTGGGATGCCTATTGTGGTTGCTAGGTGCCATCATGTGCATCTGGTGTGCCCCGACCGGCGACCTCAGCGACAAATTGTTCAGGTTCACGTTTATCGAAAGATTCGTATTGTTACAGGCCGCAGTCAGATTGTTGTGATTGTTCGGCGGTGACGTTGTGGTACCCACGTTAGAGGCGGCATGAGGCGATAGTCCTGAGCTGTCCGTTGTTGGAGCCGAAGGATTTGAGGATGTGTTGTGCGAGGCAAATTCCTTTCCACCGTTTCCACCAGGACCAACTCCACCACCGCTCGTACCGGATGACCCGGAACTTCCCGTCACTGTCTTCGAACATCTCAAGCACTTTGGTAGCCACGAGTGACGTCGGATGAACTTTCTATACTCCTTTCTTACCTATGATAGGAAAGGTacacttcttttttatgttctttgcgaaaaaaaaagaaacaaaagccTGACCTTTTTCTGATTCgtcatagaattttttttttttaatttttcaatatttcaatattatctgTTGCGTTATTATGAATGACAATTATCGTTGGAgctctatttaattttttacattattcttctttttatattcttttaccttttcgtTTTGAACGCAGTGGAATACAAAGATGAAAAGACCCTGAAGGCTGTTGAGTACAGTAAAGATGTATGCCATTACCACTGATTCTTGATTCAAATAAAGGAGTCCAAAAGTCCAGGTTAATCCTAGTAGAAATACTAGGACGATGGCGCCACGTAACCAAGCTCTGAcgagaaataaacaaaaagtgagttatatcgtcgaaaaaaattttacaatgaaatataatcttttttttctttttttttttttttttgcaatgtcgacctttaaaaagagagataaggaTGCGAAAGTGTCGACGGTTCGTTCGACAAATTTGAACGTTGCGTTTATCGAACGTTTTTCAAGTGAAtagaaaacaattattttctatttgaatgtaaaattattatatttttacgcAACGAATCTTTCTTTGCGCACTCGAATCGAACCGTATCGAATCTCTTCGAGTTTCATCGACacaatttattctttctaaaCATTCACGACAAGAGCGTGTAACTACACAAGAAGGCCGAGAAGATAATTAGAAGAGATTGTACTTTGTCTAAGTTCACGTTTATATCTACTTTCAAATCAGGCGTGATACTTTAAACTAACTAAGAATAATACAGCATGCATGTGGATTATCGTGTGCATTCGAAGGAAAGGTGAGATGCATCGTTTCGATTCGACGATGATACGTATCATTTTGACTTTTTAGTTTGCATAAAGAAggactttgttttctttctctttctttcttttttttttttttaaacatcatGAGACCCGTTTCGTGCTCGTGATACCAATGAACTTCACGATATATCGTAATTCTGGTGTGACGACTACGAGACTATACTACCACAACTactaattttgttaaattaattggGATACCAAAGTAAGAATCGATTGATTCGATTCGACATAAAATCGGAAAATTAATTCGTTGTAAAGTTAGAAAGTAGTGGGAAAGAGGGAGGTTAAGAGAgggtattagtaataatgttaataataagaaaagtgagtaataataaaaatggtaaaTATCTTACAAGTGCGCTTGCAATTTGTTGGGAAGAgcattctcttcctttccacTACCAACCAACCACGCCATGCAGAAGAATGTAGAACAGTGTAGACAGAAGTGGGTAGAagatttaatacaaaaaaatgaaacaagacAGCAGTTAGGTGATTGTTCCGGCACCATTGATATcgattgattataattaaaaaatttctttcatcatcatcatctgcAAACACTCGATTCGTATTACTAAGTCTTATTGACTTTAATAAATGTCAAACTGATCACGAGTATTTACTTATGTACACATTGTTTCAACCATTAAGAGGATTATCTTGCAGTGCTCCTTTTAACATgaatacattatttaaatgtaaacgATATATGATGCAAAATGTacaggataaaaagaaaaatttatcgtaatGTCTCGTTCATAATAATTCGAATCGAGCTTGcaagaaattttaaaataccATCACCGATgtgtcaaataattttattttttattctacgaAAAGCTTTTCTGCGTGTTTTCACGTCTCTTGTtttgattaatttatcttatctcgctttcacgatttttttcgtctctctttcattatatCTCTTAACAGCTTCATCGAATCACAAATTTATTTGTCATTCGTTCCAAGAAGTTACGAGCGAAGAGAGACCGATCATTATTGATCAGAATTACATTGATAAGGTTTTAAACGTTGACAATAATGCGTTTGCTAACTAACACCAATTTTGTGacttaaagaagaaaaaaagttagaaAACGTAATGTATacaatgtatatctatatacatgtatagatatatatatatatatatatatatttatatttatatatatttatatcatgaaCGAATAATTTAGGATTTACAGCAATACAGTGGCgtgtcgaacgaacgaaatctGCGGTCATTCCAACATAGAACTCAAACCAAAACCAATAAAAACTTAGCATGGCCGCAAGAATAATGCGTGACAACGAGATTCACTTCGGGAGATCTCCTTAAGCAATGAAAGCTTTGCGAATATGAACCGAAAGCACCAAACAGACATTTCGACTCTACGCTCGACGAGGGGATTTAATCTCGATCATGTTAATGACGGACGtaatctcaattttttttatactttatgtACAATCCGTTTGTACGATAAATAATCAATGACAGCTCGAAGATAGTTTGCGCTTACCTTGCGCTAGCTAGACGAGAATGTTCTTTACTCTTCATGGCTACCGTCGTATTTGCGTGTCGGCACATCATGTATATCGCCATCGACAGGAATACGAGATTCGCCTATTACGAAAAAACAAAGGATTATATAATCGTTAGATTAGAGTTAGATTGAGCTTTTGTTTAAACTTAGAAGTTTGATTTCTAATTGACGTTGAATATGTATCATCACGCTGATGGAATCGTTAAGAACGAGTTACCAATTGCGACGTCCAATCTGTTTTACATAATTACCAAGATTACGAGTATCACGGGCCCCACAAAGCTGAAGATGAAGTAGTTGTCCGCTCGAAGCCAACAGTATCGATCGGTGCCGTAACTGAATGGATCGATTATACAGGATATCGCAACTACTAGTAACGGTGCCCCATAAGCAACAAGATAATACCATCGTAGTCTAGACTTTTCCGCTTCGAAAACTTCGATCAGCATAACATACAATTGAAATCCTATTGTGGAAATAGAATGAAggaaatcaaattaatattgatcgatttatttataaaaaaaaacaagaaaattcttttgctttaaatcccattattatcatacctTCGAGGAACATCCAGGCGAATGCacataggaaaaaaaagtgtaaTAAACCAGCAACAATACCACAGACGATCCTTTGATTCGTTTGTCCGATAccacaaacaaacaaaacttCAGCTATTAACAGGCAGACGCACAGGTTCTTGTGTATTGTCGTTCTGTCCGACTgagaaaaaatcatttaaaattagaCATTTGAGATTTgttgtaaaatgaaaagatttatACAATTGTATGATTATTGCAATCATACCTTGAGTCCACGAAACAATTGAAAGGTAAGTATCGCTAACACCAGACAAACGACAGATATGATGCAGCCTATATATGTGATGATTTGTAAAGCGACTTGATGAGCGATGTCAAGTCTAACTGCATGAACGTCCATTAGAACGGCGAAATTTGTTAAGTGATTGCACTCGCATACTGTGTGCGTGTCGTTACTCTTTCTTATTTGACAGCCTTCTTCTGACCAACcactgaagaaaaaaagtatcattaaaggattatcttaattatttgcTTTTCATGATTTCTGAATTGTAAATCTTTACCTCAAAATATAATCCCAAAAGACGCAAGTAGGATTGGTGACGTTTTCCAATGTCAAATGCCTGAAGTATATTCTTACTGGTTCCGATAACTGTATATGTCGACCTTTTCCTAATGAAGCAGAAATAATCTTACTGTTCAATAACCTAGTCGTGTTTCTTTTCGGCAACGATTGCGAGTCATCGTTTGTAACGACGGACGGCAATTCAGCTTGCGGTTGAAGAATTTCTTCGAGTCTATTGAAGGCCATGAAGACTAGTCGAACGATCCCAGCTTCGCTGTTTTCCAAAAGAGCACCTCTGGTTAGTTCGACGTGTGCCGTGGATGCTGTCCATCTTCCCTCCAAGATATTATTTGGAAAGACCTCGAGATCATTACCGATATTGCGTGTATCCAAAACGCGAACTTCCATTACtattgcaaaaaaagaaggttcgtaaatcattaataaaagaaaataatgaaatgtaaCGAATACCGAATGagagatattttaattgttgaAATGACTCACGTATATTCCTACAATCATGAGTGATCGTTTTCTCTTGGGTCAAAGTATCAGCCAATAGAAATGCATTTTCTTCGAGACCTATTAACAAAGAGGTCGCTACTCTCATTTGTTCCTGATGACTGAGATCCTTCCAAGAAGCCATCTGTGCTTCGTTCAAAAGATTACTGCCTGTTCTTACAACACCTTGCAAGAGTTCCGTAACGCTGACTTCCCTTTGATTGGGATCCTGATAGGTCCTAATATCTTGTGCCATCTTTTCGGccatattttttatgatcttGGTTGTGATCATCATGTCACCACCATAAAGACCACGGCTATTGTTCGTTACTTGTGAAAGTTCTCGACTGATCCCCAAAATGACGTCACCATCAGTTACTCTATTTTCCAAGGACGTTAACCAAACAGAACGACACTCGCTCAAGTCTGGAGTTTCTCGATGCCAGACTGCGGAATCACCTTTGGCAAGACATCTCCAACGAGCAAGTCCATTGGCACCACCTGGACAACTTTGGACGGCAACGTCTCCAGCTCGAGTCGCATTCCATGAAAGATTTCGTGCTATTACTGGTGGACAGGCTTGTCGTCCGTAATCGTACCATTGCCCGTTCGAACTGGACTCTGGATAATAAGTGCTGGGTactgaaaatagaaagaaagaccgTGAAGATTGTGAACTcaagttttatattaattttaatggaatgggaggaagtaaaaaaattgatgTATTTACCGGTTGGTCTTCGACTTGTTCTCCATGGAGCAAATGTCGATGTAGTTGTTGGCTGCATTGTTTCAGGCGCGATAGGAGGAATCGCTGCTCCGTTCGCTACGACACCTTTCTCTGGAAGAATAGAATCTTGGTCTTCTCTGATAATATCCATTTCGTCGA
This Vespa crabro chromosome 7, iyVesCrab1.2, whole genome shotgun sequence DNA region includes the following protein-coding sequences:
- the LOC124425507 gene encoding latrophilin Cirl-like isoform X1 is translated as MECRKGRRKGLLGGLLLAWLLTSGRTVVARNIERYDTAYACEGKTLWIECGEGKLIHLIRANYGRFSITICNEHGNTDWSVNCMSPKTFRVLNNECNDQQNCSIVASTSQFGDPCPNTHKYLEAHYRCVSATTTTTTSRPSPPWFITSQPSVWSTAKPTVRPPSRITTPAVQQPPQPPPAPSTPALPITTPPSPTSTRSFDEMDIIREDQDSILPEKGVVANGAAIPPIAPETMQPTTTSTFAPWRTSRRPTVPSTYYPESSSNGQWYDYGRQACPPVIARNLSWNATRAGDVAVQSCPGGANGLARWRCLAKGDSAVWHRETPDLSECRSVWLTSLENRVTDGDVILGISRELSQVTNNSRGLYGGDMMITTKIIKNMAEKMAQDIRTYQDPNQREVSVTELLQGVVRTGSNLLNEAQMASWKDLSHQEQMRVATSLLIGLEENAFLLADTLTQEKTITHDCRNILMEVRVLDTRNIGNDLEVFPNNILEGRWTASTAHVELTRGALLENSEAGIVRLVFMAFNRLEEILQPQAELPSVVTNDDSQSLPKRNTTRLLNSKIISASLGKGRHIQLSEPVRIYFRHLTLENVTNPTCVFWDYILSGWSEEGCQIRKSNDTHTVCECNHLTNFAVLMDVHAVRLDIAHQVALQIITYIGCIISVVCLVLAILTFQLFRGLKSDRTTIHKNLCVCLLIAEVLFVCGIGQTNQRIVCGIVAGLLHFFFLCAFAWMFLEGFQLYVMLIEVFEAEKSRLRWYYLVAYGAPLLVVAISCIIDPFSYGTDRYCWLRADNYFIFSFVGPVILVILANLVFLSMAIYMMCRHANTTVAMKSKEHSRLASASGKEENALPNKLQAHLAWLRGAIVLVFLLGLTWTFGLLYLNQESVVMAYIFTVLNSLQGLFIFVFHCVQNEKVRKEYRKFIRRHSWLPKCLRCSKTVTGSSGSSGTSGGGVGPGGNGGKEFASHNTSSNPSAPTTDSSGLSPHAASNYLVSGRSWAIVDRQPAVAVPSESSGTEAHIVATLPYARHAFLPSAPNIPKSATATWGHLNKNLMWKNISFKSYSRDSGHGGSEQEDSPRTHNTSTLGHSGRNRDRDRNRIIGSNDGSETMSGGRAATTTATTSVGTGRRAAMPYNHTYTEIVDGRNGGNGMHHQMHAHHGQHVHLPTHRGVGSVGGLTNEDDPVYEEIERGGAGGAVGEIQVSDMSDEDGRRQSDMSRQSSRSYGDHRPLIPYSPANDRNLLHYGQTMSDRVGNTHYDPTEYGPTVERTLNACWEKLRRQQARYELGELPRLPAGYGLPPQQDHTRTVAVLDGHTVVCHLQPQTDMYTGRGMPPPSYSEC
- the LOC124425507 gene encoding latrophilin Cirl-like isoform X2, which codes for MECRKGRRKGLLGGLLLAWLLTSGRTVVARNIERYDTAYACEGKTLWIECGEGKLIHLIRANYGRFSITICNEHGNTDWSVNCMSPKTFRVLNNECNHRNSCALNVRSEIFEEDPCPGTGKYVEAQYHCLATTTTTTSRPSPPWFITSQPSVWSTAKPTVRPPSRITTPAVQQPPQPPPAPSTPALPITTPPSPTSTRSFDEMDIIREDQDSILPEKGVVANGAAIPPIAPETMQPTTTSTFAPWRTSRRPTVPSTYYPESSSNGQWYDYGRQACPPVIARNLSWNATRAGDVAVQSCPGGANGLARWRCLAKGDSAVWHRETPDLSECRSVWLTSLENRVTDGDVILGISRELSQVTNNSRGLYGGDMMITTKIIKNMAEKMAQDIRTYQDPNQREVSVTELLQGVVRTGSNLLNEAQMASWKDLSHQEQMRVATSLLIGLEENAFLLADTLTQEKTITHDCRNILMEVRVLDTRNIGNDLEVFPNNILEGRWTASTAHVELTRGALLENSEAGIVRLVFMAFNRLEEILQPQAELPSVVTNDDSQSLPKRNTTRLLNSKIISASLGKGRHIQLSEPVRIYFRHLTLENVTNPTCVFWDYILSGWSEEGCQIRKSNDTHTVCECNHLTNFAVLMDVHAVRLDIAHQVALQIITYIGCIISVVCLVLAILTFQLFRGLKSDRTTIHKNLCVCLLIAEVLFVCGIGQTNQRIVCGIVAGLLHFFFLCAFAWMFLEGFQLYVMLIEVFEAEKSRLRWYYLVAYGAPLLVVAISCIIDPFSYGTDRYCWLRADNYFIFSFVGPVILVILANLVFLSMAIYMMCRHANTTVAMKSKEHSRLASASGKEENALPNKLQAHLAWLRGAIVLVFLLGLTWTFGLLYLNQESVVMAYIFTVLNSLQGLFIFVFHCVQNEKVRKEYRKFIRRHSWLPKCLRCSKTVTGSSGSSGTSGGGVGPGGNGGKEFASHNTSSNPSAPTTDSSGLSPHAASNYLVSGRSWAIVDRQPAVAVPSESSGTEAHIVATLPYARHAFLPSAPNIPKSATATWGHLNKNLMWKNISFKSYSRDSGHGGSEQEDSPRTHNTSTLGHSGRNRDRDRNRIIGSNDGSETMSGGRAATTTATTSVGTGRRAAMPYNHTYTEIVDGRNGGNGMHHQMHAHHGQHVHLPTHRGVGSVGGLTNEDDPVYEEIERGGAGGAVGEIQVSDMSDEDGRRQSDMSRQSSRSYGDHRPLIPYSPANDRNLLHYGQTMSDRVGNTHYDPTEYGPTVERTLNACWEKLRRQQARYELGELPRLPAGYGLPPQQDHTRTVAVLDGHTVVCHLQPQTDMYTGRGMPPPSYSEC
- the LOC124425507 gene encoding latrophilin Cirl-like isoform X3 produces the protein MECRKGRRKGLLGGLLLAWLLTSGRTVVARNIERYDTAYACEGKTLWIECGEGKLIHLIRANYGRFSITICNEHGNTDWSVNCMSPKTFRVLNNECNDQQNCSIVASTSQFGDPCPNTHKYLEAHYRCVSATTTTTTSRPSPPWFITSQPSVWSTAKPTVRPPSRITTPAVQQPPQPPPAPSTPALPITTPPSPTSTRSFDEMDIIREDQDSILPEKGVVANGAAIPPIAPETMQPTTTSTFAPWRTSRRPTVPSTYYPESSSNGQWYDYGRQACPPVIARNLSWNATRAGDVAVQSCPGGANGLARWRCLAKGDSAVWHRETPDLSECRSVWLTSLENRVTDGDVILGISRELSQVTNNSRGLYGGDMMITTKIIKNMAEKMAQDIRTYQDPNQREVSVTELLQGVVRTGSNLLNEAQMASWKDLSHQEQMRVATSLLIGLEENAFLLADTLTQEKTITHDCRNILMEVRVLDTRNIGNDLEVFPNNILEGRWTASTAHVELTRGALLENSEAGIVRLVFMAFNRLEEILQPQAELPSVVTNDDSQSLPKRNTTRLLNSKIISASLGKGRHIQLSEPVRIYFRHLTLENVTNPTCVFWDYILSGWSEEGCQIRKSNDTHTVCECNHLTNFAVLMDVHAVRLDIAHQVALQIITYIGCIISVVCLVLAILTFQLFRGLKSDRTTIHKNLCVCLLIAEVLFVCGIGQTNQRIVCGIVAGLLHFFFLCAFAWMFLEGFQLYVMLIEVFEAEKSRLRWYYLVAYGAPLLVVAISCIIDPFSYGTDRYCWLRADNYFIFSFVGPVILVILANLVFLSMAIYMMCRHANTTVAMKSKEHSRLASARAWLRGAIVLVFLLGLTWTFGLLYLNQESVVMAYIFTVLNSLQGLFIFVFHCVQNEKVRKEYRKFIRRHSWLPKCLRCSKTVTGSSGSSGTSGGGVGPGGNGGKEFASHNTSSNPSAPTTDSSGLSPHAASNYLVSGRSWAIVDRQPAVAVPSESSGTEAHIVATLPYARHAFLPSAPNIPKSATATWGHLNKNLMWKNISFKSYSRDSGHGGSEQEDSPRTHNTSTLGHSGRNRDRDRNRIIGSNDGSETMSGGRAATTTATTSVGTGRRAAMPYNHTYTEIVDGRNGGNGMHHQMHAHHGQHVHLPTHRGVGSVGGLTNEDDPVYEEIERGGAGGAVGEIQVSDMSDEDGRRQSDMSRQSSRSYGDHRPLIPYSPANDRNLLHYGQTMSDRVGNTHYDPTEYGPTVERTLNACWEKLRRQQARYELGELPRLPAGYGLPPQQDHTRTVAVLDGHTVVCHLQPQTDMYTGRGMPPPSYSEC
- the LOC124425507 gene encoding latrophilin Cirl-like isoform X5, which encodes MECRKGRRKGLLGGLLLAWLLTSGRTVVARNIERYDTAYACEGKTLWIECGEGKLIHLIRANYGRFSITICNEHGNTDWSVNCMSPKTFRVLNNECNDQQNCSIVASTSQFGDPCPNTHKYLEAHYRCVSATTTTTTSRPSPPWFITSQPSVWSTAKPTVRPPSRITTPAVQQPPQPPPAPSTPALPITTPPSPTSTRSFDEMDIIREDQDSILPEKGVVANGAAIPPIAPETMQPTTTSTFAPWRTSRRPTVPSTYYPESSSNGQWYDYGRQACPPVIARNLSWNATRAGDVAVQSCPGGANGLARWRCLAKGDSAVWHRETPDLSECRSVWLTSLENRVTDGDVILGISRELSQVTNNSRGLYGGDMMITTKIIKNMAEKMAQDIRTYQDPNQREVSVTELLQGVVRTGSNLLNEAQMASWKDLSHQEQMRVATSLLIGLEENAFLLADTLTQEKTITHDCRNILMEVRVLDTRNIGNDLEVFPNNILEGRWTASTAHVELTRGALLENSEAGIVRLVFMAFNRLEEILQPQAELPSVVTNDDSQSLPKRNTTRLLNSKIISASLGKGRHIQLSEPVRIYFRHLTLENVTNPTCVFWDYILSGWSEEGCQIRKSNDTHTVCECNHLTNFAVLMDVHAVRLDIAHQVALQIITYIGCIISVVCLVLAILTFQLFRGLKSDRTTIHKNLCVCLLIAEVLFVCGIGQTNQRIVCGIVAGLLHFFFLCAFAWMFLEGFQLYVMLIEVFEAEKSRLRWYYLVAYGAPLLVVAISCIIDPFSYGTDRYCWLRADNYFIFSFVGPVILVILANLVFLSMAIYMMCRHANTTVAMKSKEHSRLASASGKEENALPNKLQAHLAWLRGAIVLVFLLGLTWTFGLLYLNQESVVMAYIFTVLNSLQGLFIFVFHCVQNEKVRKEYRKFIRRHSWLPKCLRCSKTVTGSSGSSGTSGGGVGPGGNGGKEFASHNTSSNPSAPTTDSSGLSPHAASNVGTTTSPPNNHNNLTAACNNTNLSINVNLNNLSLRSPVGAHQMHMMAPSNHNRHPTQQEHFF